The window CGACGAGCGCGACGTCTTCGAGGTCGTCAACGACCTGAAGGCCGTCGGCGCGTCCGGGATACTGGTCACCGAGATCGAACGGCTCGTCGAGTGAGCAGACCCGGTCTTTCAGACGGGCGGATGTCCGAAAGCGTCAGACTGGCGGACGCCCGAAAGTGTCTGGCGCGCAGGCGTCAGAAAGCGTCAGGCGGGCGCGCTCGTCGCGAGCGCCCAGATCCCGAAGACGATCGTCCCCAGGATGACGCTGACGACGAAGTGGATCAGCGTGATGTAGGCGGACAGTTTCCGGGACTCCCCGTAGACGTACGCGATCGCGACGCCGTCGAGGACGAGCGCGACGAACAGGCCGCCGAACAGGACGGGGTCGCTCTCGGCGAACGTCGCGACCAGGATGCTGATCGCCGCGGGGACCGGTCCGACCAGAAACGCGTTGCGAACGGGGACGTCGCCGAGGACGTTCCGGGCGGCGATGAACGCCGTGATCGAGAGGAAGACGGCGAACGTCGCGAACGTGCCGGCGATGGCGAGCGGATTGGCGGCCGACTGTAGCGGGACCGACATTGATAAAAAGAGATCGACCCGTCAGTCGTCGAGGAGACCGAGATCGCTCAGCCGGGAGACGATCACGTCGACGGCTTCGCGGGCGTCGTCGGGGGCCTTCCCGCCGGTGATGACGAGCTTGCCGGACCCGAACAGGAGCGCGACGACGGAGGGCTCGTCGAGGCGGTAGACGAGACCGGGGAACTGCTCGGGTTCGTACTCGATGTTCTCTAATCCGAGCCCGATGGCGATGGCGTTGAGGTTGAGGTTCCGACCCAGGTCGGCGGAGGTGACGATGTTCTGTACGGTGATCTCGGGATCGTCGTCCACGGGGATCTGCAGTTCGCGGAGCTTCTCGAAGACGATGTGGAGGCTCTCGTGGACGTCGTCGGTCGACTTCGCACCGGTGCAGACGATCTTGCCCGAGCGGAAGATGAGCGCCGCCGACTTCGGCTCCTGGGTCCGATAGACGAGGCCGGGAAACTGCTCGGGGTCGTAGTCGGCGCCCTCGAGGTCCATCGCCACGCTCTGGAGGTCGAGCTCCTGACCGATCCCGGTGGAGGCGACGACGTTCTCGATATTGATCGTGTCCTTGGGGTCGCTCATATATCGACTTAAACGACGTATTTAAGGTTTAAAAAGGTTGGTGCGTTCGGTCGTCGATCGGTGCGCCCGGATTTCCCCCGCAGACGGCGACGCTCCACCCGATCCGACACGCTGATTTGCGACCCCCACGAGGTTCGGCCGTGTACTACCTGGAACTCGCGGGGGGAGCCGGCGACGAGGCGCTCGCCGCGCTCGAAGCCGAGCGCGCGGCCGGCTCGGCCGTCTCGCGCGTCGCGCCCGGACTCGCGACCGCCCGCGGCGTGCGGGCCGACCGCGTGCCGGCGCTCGCGTACACGCGGCACGTCTCCGAACTCGTCGGGCGGGCGGACGCGACCGTCTCCGACGCCGCGGCGGTCCTCACGGCCGCGTCCATCGACCGGACCGGCAGCGTCGCGGTCAGGGCCCGGAACGTCCGATCGACGGCCGACGCGAGCACGGCCGAGGCCGAACGCGAACTCGGCGGCGTGCTCGTCGACCGCGGATTCTCTGTCGACCTCGACGACCCCGATCACGAACTCCGGGTCTGCTTCTCCGAGGACGTCTGCCT is drawn from Halobellus limi and contains these coding sequences:
- a CDS encoding DUF7473 family protein yields the protein MSVPLQSAANPLAIAGTFATFAVFLSITAFIAARNVLGDVPVRNAFLVGPVPAAISILVATFAESDPVLFGGLFVALVLDGVAIAYVYGESRKLSAYITLIHFVVSVILGTIVFGIWALATSAPA
- a CDS encoding TATA-box-binding protein, whose protein sequence is MSDPKDTINIENVVASTGIGQELDLQSVAMDLEGADYDPEQFPGLVYRTQEPKSAALIFRSGKIVCTGAKSTDDVHESLHIVFEKLRELQIPVDDDPEITVQNIVTSADLGRNLNLNAIAIGLGLENIEYEPEQFPGLVYRLDEPSVVALLFGSGKLVITGGKAPDDAREAVDVIVSRLSDLGLLDD